A region of the Actinomycetota bacterium genome:
TCTTCGAGCGTCTGCGCGACGACTACGCGCGCACGATCGCCGCGCTCTCCGCCGCGCTCGACGCGGGCGAGCGCCGCGACTCGGGCCACTCGGCGCGGGTCATGGACTACGCGATGGCCATCGGCGAGCAGATGGGACTGCGCGCGGCCGATGTCGAGCTGCTGCGCTTCGCCGGACTGCTGCACGACATCGGCAAGGTCGGCGTCTCCGAGGAGATCCTGCTCAAACCCTCCAAGCTCACCGATGACGAGATGGCCCGCGCGCGCGCGCACGCGCAGCTCGGTGCCACCCTGGTCGAGCAGGTCGACTTCCTGAACGCGATCGCTCCGATCATCCTGCACCATCACGAGCGGTGGGACGGGCAGGGCTACCCGATGCGGCTCGTCGGCGACCAGTCCCCGCTGCTCGCTCGTATCCTCGCGGTGGCGGACGCCTACGACTGCATGACCGTGGCGATCCCCTACCGGCGCTGCCTGTCGCGCGCCGAGGCCGAAGTCGAGCTGAAGGCGGGCGCCGGCACGCAGTTCGATCCCGCGGTGGTGGACGCGATGCTGGCGGTCCTGCACAGGCACGCCGCTGCGGGTCTCACCGGCATGCTCTCCGAGACTGCGCGCCGGGGCTGGCTGCCGGCCTGACGCCGAGTGCGGCGGCGTGGCGCCGTGCGGTCTGTCTGCACTCCGCGCTGCTCGTCCGACACCTGTGCGCTGCCACGGCGGCCCGGCCCGCCGTGCTAGAATCCACGCACGCCGTATCGTGCCCGAGGGGCTCTTCCGGAGGGGTCGTGCGCTCGACAAGGTTCGTCGCTCAAGCAGGTGTGATCGCCGCGCTGTACGCAGGGCTCACCCTGTTCGCGCTGACGACGCTCTCTGTGCTGGCGTGGGGTCCGGTGCAGTTCCGGGTCAGCGAAGCGCTCACGGTCGTCGCGTGCCTCACGCCGGCCGCCGTGCCCGGTCTTTGGATCGGCTCGGTGCTGGCGAACCTGTGGAACCTCTCGAATCCGATGGGCTGGATGGACGTCGTGTTCGGCTCGCTCGGGTCGCTGCTCGGCGCGGCCTGGAGCTGGCGCTTCCGTCGCACGGTGCCCTTGGCGCTGGCCGGGCCCGTGCTCTTCAACGCGCTGATCGTCCCCGCATACCTGCCGGCGATGCTCGCCGCCGCGGGGATCCCGCCGGAGTCCGCCCTGCCGCTGCCGGGCGTCTTGCGCGGCACATGGCTCGACTTCTACCTGTGGGGCGTGCTCACCGTCGGGCTCGGCCAGGTCGCGGTCGTCTACGGCATCGGCTGGCCGCTGCTCGCTGCGGTGAAGCGCACCCCGCTCGCGGCGATGCTCGGGGTCGCGGGGGCGGAGCGGTGAGCCCGCAGGGCGGGCGGCAGCTCGCGGTCCGTTTGGCCGGTGACGGCGCCCGTCAGCGCGAGATCCCCGGCGTCGCGCTCGTCGAGGCGGCGGACCGGGCGCTCTACCACGCCAAGGGGCACGGCCGGGACCGCGTGTCGCTGGCGCCGGACTGAGCGGGCGGCCGTGACCGAGGCGCTCCTGTGGAC
Encoded here:
- a CDS encoding QueT transporter family protein, producing the protein MRSTRFVAQAGVIAALYAGLTLFALTTLSVLAWGPVQFRVSEALTVVACLTPAAVPGLWIGSVLANLWNLSNPMGWMDVVFGSLGSLLGAAWSWRFRRTVPLALAGPVLFNALIVPAYLPAMLAAAGIPPESALPLPGVLRGTWLDFYLWGVLTVGLGQVAVVYGIGWPLLAAVKRTPLAAMLGVAGAER